Proteins from a genomic interval of Stenotrophomonas maltophilia R551-3:
- a CDS encoding aspartyl protease family protein: MRWQRMMFGLLWMLAVPAQAAVGDAAGVLARARAASGGEPWLSVQRLQAEGEQSVGGLQGRWQLNQDLRAGRYAEQAQLGTFTVAQGFDGKLSWRRDYGGEVGLLDGTVPRRTARTQSWLATRAYLSSAYPASRFAGPRTEVHDGQRYDVLSTTPEEADPIELWFDARSGLLGRVVIASPRTPTATTLEDYRAVDGLLLPHRIITDTLDSQGRADPRLRSHVQVQRYRVDSPVPDALYAPPVMADDSYIDDASGTTHVPFDLINNHVYVEAEVDGQPARFLVDTGAINLLTPTAAKRLGLTANGRLSVHGAGDNASDLGLAQARHLRIGGAHLANPVFHIIDLGQQINSMGVPHDGFIGYETFLRFVTTFDYGARVLSFTRPGHYHPPANAVALPFEQDDRAPVLNGELDGIPLRLWLDTGSRNSLSLSSPFVRAHHLLEKYHASEEAVLGWGLGGPGRARPARLGVLRMGSIKVSDLVGDLSTTDKGALALADYGAILGGGVLRRFSMGIDYDAKRLYLVPNAESTQADAFDRSGLWLQAENDALRVADVAPTSAGARAGLRKDDRIIMIDSEAVATRILGDWRALLRERPVGTRLSIRYLRDSRQVDTELVLADRVKERWPAD, from the coding sequence ATGCGATGGCAACGGATGATGTTCGGCCTGCTGTGGATGCTGGCGGTTCCTGCGCAGGCTGCGGTGGGGGATGCGGCGGGTGTGCTGGCCCGGGCCCGTGCAGCCAGTGGCGGCGAGCCGTGGCTGTCGGTACAGCGCCTGCAGGCTGAGGGCGAGCAGTCGGTCGGTGGCTTGCAAGGCCGCTGGCAGCTCAACCAGGACCTGCGCGCCGGGCGCTATGCCGAACAGGCGCAGCTGGGGACCTTCACCGTTGCGCAGGGTTTCGACGGGAAGCTGTCGTGGCGCCGCGACTACGGCGGCGAAGTAGGCCTGCTGGATGGCACCGTGCCACGCCGCACTGCCCGCACGCAGTCGTGGCTGGCCACTCGCGCCTACTTGTCCAGCGCGTATCCGGCCTCGCGCTTTGCAGGCCCACGTACCGAGGTCCACGACGGACAGCGCTATGACGTGCTGTCGACGACGCCGGAGGAAGCGGACCCGATCGAGCTCTGGTTCGACGCGCGCAGCGGCCTGCTCGGCCGGGTGGTCATCGCCTCCCCCCGCACACCCACCGCCACCACGCTGGAGGACTACCGGGCGGTCGATGGCCTGCTGCTGCCCCATCGCATCATCACCGATACGCTCGATTCCCAGGGCCGAGCCGATCCGCGACTGCGCAGCCACGTGCAGGTGCAGCGCTACCGGGTGGACAGCCCTGTGCCGGATGCGCTGTATGCACCACCGGTGATGGCCGACGACAGCTACATCGACGATGCCAGCGGCACAACCCACGTCCCGTTCGATCTGATCAACAACCATGTCTACGTCGAGGCCGAGGTGGACGGCCAGCCGGCACGCTTCCTGGTGGACACCGGCGCCATCAACCTGCTGACACCGACTGCCGCCAAGCGTCTGGGGCTGACCGCCAACGGTCGCCTGAGCGTGCATGGTGCCGGCGACAATGCCAGCGACCTGGGCCTGGCACAGGCCCGCCACCTGCGCATCGGTGGCGCGCACCTTGCAAACCCGGTGTTCCACATCATCGACCTCGGCCAGCAGATCAACTCGATGGGCGTACCGCATGATGGCTTCATCGGCTACGAGACCTTCCTGCGCTTCGTCACCACCTTCGACTATGGTGCGCGCGTGCTCAGCTTCACCCGGCCGGGCCACTACCATCCACCCGCCAACGCGGTGGCACTGCCGTTCGAGCAGGACGACCGCGCACCGGTACTGAATGGCGAACTGGACGGCATCCCGCTGCGGCTGTGGCTGGACACTGGCTCACGCAACTCGCTGAGCCTGAGCAGCCCATTCGTGCGTGCTCATCATTTGTTGGAGAAGTACCACGCCAGCGAGGAGGCGGTGCTTGGATGGGGCCTCGGTGGCCCGGGCCGCGCGCGACCGGCCCGGCTCGGTGTGCTGCGCATGGGCAGCATCAAGGTCAGCGACCTGGTCGGTGATCTATCCACCACCGACAAAGGAGCGCTGGCCCTGGCCGACTACGGTGCGATTCTCGGTGGCGGCGTGCTGCGTCGCTTCTCCATGGGCATCGACTACGACGCCAAACGCCTCTATCTGGTGCCCAACGCTGAAAGTACGCAGGCCGATGCCTTCGACCGCAGCGGATTGTGGCTGCAGGCCGAGAACGACGCATTGCGGGTAGCGGATGTAGCGCCGACCAGCGCCGGGGCGCGTGCGGGGCTGCGCAAGGATGACCGCATCATCATGATCGACAGCGAGGCAGTGGCCACGCGGATACTGGGTGACTGGCGTGCGCTGCTGCGCGAGCGTCCCGTTGGAACCCGTTTGAGCATCCGCTATCTCCGCGACAGCCGGCAGGTGGATACCGAGCTGGTGCTGGCGGACCGGGTGAAGGAGCGGTGGCCTGCCGATTGA
- a CDS encoding TonB-dependent receptor plug domain-containing protein translates to MLPAHHHRPPCRSIAPLSLAIAGVLLSVAVPAVAQESKDKATDLARIEVTGSNIRRTDVETASPVQVISKQDIQNMGARTLLQVLDNLPAARPAQQDSRSLFTGSDGASQANLRGLGAQGTLVLLNGRRLSYYGAPAGFQTQFVNIDAIPAAAIERMEVLTDGASAVYGTDAVAGVINVITKRNFQGAEVSFTNDTSSRIDSYGERQASITAGFGDLTENRFNIYGAVNMYRRDAIPLSDFYDKRPDQYYVNKPNYLNDLRLGVGSKPGEFNPGSYFAFDPVTGRRVQEAAPGCKNVLTSEAAGPRCVWETWMNNEIDAGAKSERNTAYLNGTFLVGESTEIFAEATYTDIDLRANGGTPRTYGTTTGNPTSWFSRNTGNNVNQFLYPFLGPNNEYNHASPQMKAMMGGVVGLNYLLQDAGANYFGQRNTDKSYRVLAGARGSRGDWNWEAAFASAGTHSTTYQTINVNTKGFEKAFGPYTIDPGTGRVIISDHPAYKFGEISEANAALIREAFPTFDIQSWTRLHTLDGKIEGPLFQLPAGEMRAAFGFNASRETFYTPGNADAANGLITQQGGSWFDGKRNTYALFAETVAPITDKLELDAAVRVDKYPNFSANIAPKIGFKYQAFDQLMLRGTYSTGFRAPSLAESGNGGVFAQLGGYRDELRCNETNAIANLLLRSQRPGDVDLGKTLLNVDCSRTVARMTQPNKDLKPEKAKIATLGFVYEPATWLSVSADYWFIYRDNEIVAPDYRRMEDIISSSRSPITDSDRANLAQLAAMCADPASGVNCPSTLPGYSAGNVASVVGQYKNRGKTLIDGFDIDARSRFSLGDWGNLNIGLAATIANRNRFYMDEASGWYYGDVVGYYNNPRLRATLNADWTYKQVTTSMFVNYVGGTKWATDQVDEKSNNKETCTGGYLALQKSKCDGAPSWWTANMSVTWRPDDAWNLSFTVKNLFNRLPFYDPNSFLGDSSDYATIFGRGYSVTIGYRFK, encoded by the coding sequence ATGTTGCCCGCCCACCACCACCGCCCCCCCTGTCGTTCCATCGCCCCGCTGTCGCTGGCCATCGCCGGCGTGCTGCTGTCGGTCGCCGTTCCTGCCGTTGCCCAAGAGAGCAAGGACAAGGCCACCGACCTGGCCCGCATCGAGGTCACCGGCTCCAACATCCGCCGTACCGACGTTGAAACCGCGTCGCCGGTGCAGGTGATCAGCAAGCAGGACATCCAGAACATGGGTGCGCGCACGCTGCTGCAGGTGCTCGACAACCTGCCGGCCGCGCGGCCAGCGCAGCAGGATTCGCGCTCGCTGTTCACCGGCTCCGATGGCGCATCGCAGGCCAACCTGCGTGGCCTCGGTGCACAGGGCACGCTGGTGCTGCTGAACGGCCGTCGCCTGTCGTACTACGGTGCGCCGGCAGGCTTCCAGACCCAGTTCGTCAACATCGATGCGATCCCGGCTGCGGCCATCGAGCGCATGGAAGTGCTGACCGACGGCGCCTCGGCGGTGTACGGCACCGATGCGGTGGCCGGCGTGATCAACGTGATCACCAAGCGCAACTTCCAGGGCGCCGAGGTCAGCTTCACCAACGATACCTCCTCGCGCATCGACTCCTATGGCGAGCGCCAGGCCAGCATCACCGCCGGCTTCGGCGACCTGACCGAGAACCGCTTCAACATCTACGGCGCGGTGAACATGTACCGCCGCGACGCGATTCCGCTGAGCGACTTCTACGACAAGCGGCCTGACCAGTACTACGTCAACAAGCCGAACTATCTCAACGACCTGCGCCTGGGCGTGGGCAGCAAGCCGGGCGAGTTCAACCCGGGCAGCTATTTCGCCTTCGATCCGGTCACCGGCCGCCGCGTGCAGGAAGCCGCACCGGGCTGCAAGAACGTGCTGACCAGTGAGGCGGCCGGTCCGCGTTGCGTCTGGGAAACCTGGATGAACAACGAGATCGATGCCGGCGCCAAGTCCGAGCGCAACACCGCCTATCTCAACGGCACCTTCCTGGTGGGTGAGAGCACCGAGATCTTCGCCGAGGCGACCTACACCGACATCGACCTGCGCGCCAACGGCGGCACGCCGCGCACCTACGGCACCACCACCGGCAACCCGACCAGCTGGTTCTCGCGCAACACCGGCAACAACGTCAACCAGTTCCTGTACCCGTTCCTGGGCCCGAACAACGAGTACAACCACGCCAGCCCGCAAATGAAGGCGATGATGGGCGGCGTGGTCGGCCTGAACTACCTGCTGCAGGATGCCGGCGCCAACTACTTCGGCCAGCGCAACACCGACAAGAGCTACCGCGTGCTGGCCGGTGCACGCGGCAGCAGGGGTGACTGGAACTGGGAGGCCGCGTTCGCCAGTGCGGGTACCCACTCCACCACCTATCAGACGATCAACGTCAACACCAAGGGCTTCGAGAAGGCCTTCGGCCCTTACACGATCGATCCGGGTACCGGCCGCGTGATCATCTCCGACCACCCGGCGTACAAGTTCGGCGAGATCAGCGAAGCCAACGCTGCGTTGATCCGTGAAGCGTTCCCGACCTTCGACATCCAGTCGTGGACCCGCCTGCACACCCTGGACGGCAAGATCGAAGGCCCGTTGTTCCAGTTGCCGGCCGGTGAGATGCGCGCCGCGTTCGGCTTCAATGCAAGCCGCGAAACCTTCTACACCCCGGGCAACGCCGATGCGGCCAACGGCCTGATCACCCAGCAGGGCGGCTCCTGGTTCGACGGCAAGCGCAACACCTACGCGCTGTTCGCCGAGACCGTGGCGCCGATCACTGACAAGCTGGAACTGGATGCGGCGGTGCGCGTGGACAAGTACCCGAACTTCAGTGCCAACATCGCGCCGAAGATCGGCTTCAAGTACCAGGCGTTCGATCAGCTGATGCTGCGCGGCACCTACTCCACCGGCTTCCGTGCACCGAGCCTGGCCGAGTCCGGCAACGGCGGCGTGTTCGCGCAGCTGGGCGGCTACCGTGACGAGCTGCGCTGCAATGAGACCAACGCCATCGCCAACCTGCTGCTGAGGTCGCAGCGCCCGGGTGACGTCGATCTCGGCAAGACCCTGCTGAACGTCGACTGCAGCCGCACCGTGGCGCGCATGACCCAGCCGAACAAGGACCTGAAGCCGGAGAAGGCGAAGATCGCCACCCTCGGTTTCGTCTACGAGCCGGCAACCTGGCTGTCGGTGTCGGCCGACTACTGGTTCATCTACCGTGACAATGAGATCGTTGCGCCGGACTACCGCCGCATGGAAGACATCATCTCCTCGTCGCGTTCGCCGATCACCGACAGCGACCGGGCCAACCTGGCGCAGCTGGCGGCGATGTGCGCCGACCCGGCCAGCGGCGTGAACTGCCCCTCGACGCTGCCAGGCTACTCCGCCGGCAACGTGGCCAGCGTGGTGGGCCAGTACAAGAACCGTGGCAAGACCCTGATCGACGGTTTCGACATCGACGCGCGCAGCCGCTTCTCGCTGGGTGACTGGGGCAACCTGAACATCGGTCTGGCTGCCACCATCGCCAACCGCAACCGCTTCTACATGGACGAAGCGAGCGGCTGGTACTACGGCGATGTGGTGGGCTACTACAACAACCCGCGCCTGCGTGCCACGCTCAATGCCGACTGGACCTACAAGCAGGTGACCACCAGCATGTTCGTCAACTATGTGGGCGGCACCAAGTGGGCCACCGACCAGGTCGACGAAAAGAGCAACAACAAGGAAACCTGCACCGGCGGCTACCTGGCCCTGCAGAAGAGCAAGTGTGATGGTGCACCGTCGTGGTGGACCGCCAACATGAGCGTCACCTGGCGCCCGGATGATGCGTGGAACCTGAGCTTCACGGTCAAGAACCTGTTCAACCGCCTGCCGTTCTACGACCCGAACAGCTTCCTGGGTGACTCCAGTGACTACGCAACGATCTTCGGTCGTGGTTACAGTGTGACCATCGGCTATCGGTTCAAGTAA
- a CDS encoding Gfo/Idh/MocA family protein, with translation MKRREFIAASAAVAASSLLPQTPAWARGRKVRLAMIGTGMRGLVLLKELVRRDDVEVVAVCDIEPIMLGRAVEMVSKAGKPAPKTYGQGRDTNAWKRLLEQKGIDGVIIATPWEYHAPMAIAAMQAGVAVGCEVVAGITLQDHWDVLKTQLSTGTPYMLLENVCYRRDVMAALQMVRQGLFGELVHLQAGYQHDLRGVKFNSGDPNQPYDSGVEFGPKGWSEARWRTEHSVERNGELYPSHGIGPCAMYTGINRGNRFTHINAFATKARGLHEYTVAKSGGTTHPSTKVKFKLGDIVTTTLACENGETILLQHDTSLPRPYSMGFRVQGTKGLWMDVNHSIHIEGRSPPHQWEEFKKYQDEYEHPLWKQNAETAASAGHGGMDWFVIHAFVEALKAKAPMPIDIYDAVTWSAITPLSEQSIANSFQTLEFPDFTAGAWKQRKPIFAFDGKY, from the coding sequence ATGAAGCGTAGGGAATTCATCGCGGCCAGCGCCGCTGTCGCCGCCAGCAGCCTGCTGCCGCAGACCCCGGCATGGGCACGCGGGCGCAAGGTGCGCCTGGCCATGATCGGTACCGGCATGCGTGGCCTGGTGCTGCTGAAGGAACTGGTGCGCCGCGACGACGTCGAGGTTGTCGCCGTCTGCGATATCGAGCCGATCATGCTCGGCCGCGCCGTGGAGATGGTCAGCAAGGCCGGCAAGCCGGCACCGAAGACCTACGGCCAGGGTCGCGATACCAATGCCTGGAAGCGTCTGCTGGAACAGAAGGGCATCGATGGCGTGATCATCGCCACTCCGTGGGAGTACCACGCGCCGATGGCGATCGCCGCGATGCAGGCCGGCGTGGCGGTGGGTTGCGAAGTGGTGGCCGGCATCACCCTGCAGGATCACTGGGACGTGCTGAAGACCCAGCTCAGCACCGGCACCCCGTACATGCTGCTGGAGAACGTCTGCTACCGCCGCGACGTGATGGCCGCGCTGCAGATGGTGCGCCAGGGCCTGTTCGGCGAGCTGGTGCACCTGCAGGCCGGCTACCAGCACGACCTGCGCGGCGTGAAGTTCAATTCCGGCGACCCGAACCAGCCCTACGACAGCGGCGTGGAGTTCGGTCCCAAGGGCTGGAGCGAAGCACGCTGGCGCACCGAGCATTCGGTGGAGCGCAATGGTGAGCTGTACCCCAGCCATGGCATCGGCCCGTGCGCGATGTACACCGGCATCAATCGCGGCAACCGCTTCACCCACATCAACGCCTTCGCGACCAAGGCACGCGGCCTGCACGAGTACACCGTGGCCAAGAGTGGCGGCACCACCCACCCCAGCACCAAGGTGAAGTTCAAGCTGGGTGACATCGTGACCACCACGCTGGCCTGCGAGAACGGCGAGACCATCCTGCTGCAGCACGACACCTCGCTGCCCCGCCCGTACTCGATGGGCTTCCGCGTGCAGGGCACCAAGGGCCTGTGGATGGACGTGAACCATTCGATCCACATCGAAGGCCGCAGCCCGCCGCACCAGTGGGAAGAGTTCAAGAAGTACCAGGACGAGTACGAGCACCCGCTGTGGAAGCAGAATGCCGAGACCGCTGCCAGCGCTGGTCATGGTGGCATGGACTGGTTCGTCATCCACGCCTTCGTGGAAGCATTGAAGGCCAAGGCGCCGATGCCGATCGACATCTACGACGCAGTGACCTGGAGTGCGATCACGCCGCTGAGCGAGCAGTCCATCGCCAACAGCTTCCAGACGCTGGAGTTCCCGGACTTCACCGCTGGCGCGTGGAAGCAGCGCAAGCCGATCTTCGCGTTCGACGGGAAGTATTGA
- a CDS encoding TIM-barrel domain-containing protein, whose amino-acid sequence MEICVRRSPLMLALLPALMLASMPAQAEPVGNLRSVSASASRDGVQGWDLQTDKGARIRIELPATDIIRVQAGRNGKLTGAGDKAAPIVLPQPKANVQAQLEEDAQEIRVRTDALVLHVQRQPLRLRLERLDNGQPTALWQELQPLDLDATQSVQVLSSQADEGYYGGGQQNGRYQFKGRELEVSYSGGWEEGDRPSPAPMLLSSRGWGMLRNTWSDGSYDLREADQAALLHREDRFDAYYFVGADLPKLIERYTQLTGRPNMVARWALSYGDADCYNDGDNSKKPGTVPEGWSDGPTGTTPDVIDSVAKQYRANDMPGGWILPNDGYGCGYKQLPETVKGLAKYGFRTGLWTENGVDKIAWEVGKAGSRVQKLDVAWTGKGYQFAMDANRQAFNGILDNSDSRPFLWTVMGWAGIQRYAVAWTGDQSSSWDYIRWHVPTLVGSGLSGMAYASGDVDAIFGGSAETFTRDLQWKAFTPVLMGMSGWSSNARKHPWWYDEPYRSINRDYLKLKMRLTPYMYGLVHEAAQTGAPPVRGLMWDNPRDPHAQDETYKYQFLLGRDLLVAPVYRSQAASRGWRRDIHLPAGGWIDYWDGRRVQAAADGRQLDRQVDLATLPVFVRAGAILPMYPSMLFDGEKPLDEVTFDLYPQGESQYTLYEDDGNTRRYQQGESSTQQIRVQAPAQGSGAVQVQIDAVQGQYNGQLAQRRYGLRVLSRQAPRAVQAGGRALPALADAAAFNNASEGWYFDAKERRGTVHVRTAAQDIRQPLQLQLDFAVAVAAADDAYPAAPVLGRELPADSLLVVNRPAEEPGHALENAFDDDPGTWFRSVRNQAVRTGAHEWVIGFGERRMIDGIDIAPRNDKNWKHGQVRDYEVYLGDSNGEWGEPITRGRLQLKEGVQRIDFPAHAGRLLRFRVLSVQNPEGDGASSTDPMVTAAQGSARAFDALQPRDVGPIALSTFHILEHQEPERPARQRYLSELPVPAALASQLRTDQSFRGDAGMRMNGLQFRRGLGVGANSRIDLRLQGGWHLLRADLGIDDACRSAGGLQFQVWGDNRLLYDSGLVKAPGVVKPELDIRGLSTLSLRTLGAQGSQPAQVCANWANAVLIGQEGDSASIVAP is encoded by the coding sequence GTGGAAATCTGCGTTCGTCGCTCGCCGCTGATGCTGGCCCTGTTGCCGGCATTGATGTTGGCGTCCATGCCGGCCCAGGCCGAGCCGGTCGGCAACCTGCGTTCGGTCAGCGCCAGCGCCAGCCGCGACGGCGTGCAGGGCTGGGACCTGCAGACCGACAAGGGCGCGCGCATCCGCATCGAACTGCCGGCCACCGACATCATCCGCGTGCAGGCCGGCCGCAACGGCAAGCTCACCGGTGCAGGCGACAAGGCCGCGCCGATCGTGCTGCCGCAGCCCAAGGCGAACGTGCAGGCGCAGCTGGAAGAAGACGCGCAGGAAATCCGCGTACGCACCGATGCGCTGGTGCTGCATGTGCAGCGGCAACCGCTGCGCCTGCGCCTGGAGCGCTTGGACAACGGTCAGCCCACCGCGCTGTGGCAGGAACTGCAGCCGCTGGACCTGGATGCCACGCAGAGCGTGCAGGTGCTGTCCTCGCAGGCCGATGAAGGCTATTACGGTGGTGGCCAGCAGAATGGCCGTTACCAGTTCAAGGGCCGCGAGCTGGAAGTGTCCTATTCCGGCGGCTGGGAAGAGGGCGACCGCCCCAGCCCGGCACCGATGCTGCTGAGCAGCCGCGGCTGGGGCATGCTGCGCAACACGTGGAGCGATGGCAGCTACGACCTGCGCGAGGCTGACCAGGCCGCGCTGCTGCACCGCGAAGACCGCTTCGATGCGTACTACTTCGTCGGCGCCGATCTGCCGAAACTGATCGAGCGCTATACCCAGCTGACCGGCCGCCCGAACATGGTGGCGCGCTGGGCGCTGTCCTACGGCGATGCCGATTGCTACAACGACGGCGACAACAGCAAGAAGCCCGGCACCGTGCCCGAAGGCTGGAGCGATGGCCCAACCGGCACCACGCCGGATGTGATCGACTCGGTGGCCAAGCAGTACCGCGCCAACGACATGCCCGGTGGCTGGATCCTGCCCAATGATGGTTACGGCTGCGGCTACAAGCAGTTGCCGGAAACGGTGAAGGGGCTGGCCAAGTACGGCTTCCGCACCGGCCTGTGGACCGAGAACGGTGTCGACAAGATCGCCTGGGAAGTGGGCAAGGCCGGCAGCCGCGTGCAGAAGCTGGACGTGGCCTGGACCGGCAAGGGCTACCAGTTCGCGATGGACGCCAATCGCCAGGCCTTCAACGGCATCCTCGACAATTCCGATTCGCGCCCGTTCCTGTGGACGGTGATGGGCTGGGCCGGCATCCAGCGCTATGCGGTGGCATGGACCGGCGACCAGAGCAGCAGCTGGGATTACATCCGCTGGCACGTGCCGACCCTGGTCGGGTCGGGCCTGTCCGGCATGGCCTATGCCAGCGGCGATGTCGATGCGATCTTCGGCGGCAGCGCCGAGACCTTCACCCGCGACCTGCAGTGGAAGGCGTTCACGCCGGTGCTGATGGGCATGAGCGGCTGGTCGTCGAACGCGCGCAAGCACCCGTGGTGGTACGACGAGCCCTACCGCAGCATCAACCGCGATTACCTGAAGTTGAAGATGCGCCTGACCCCGTACATGTACGGGCTGGTGCACGAGGCCGCACAGACCGGCGCGCCGCCGGTGCGTGGCCTGATGTGGGACAACCCGCGCGACCCGCACGCGCAGGATGAAACCTACAAGTACCAGTTCCTGCTCGGCCGCGACCTGCTGGTGGCGCCGGTGTACCGCAGCCAGGCGGCCAGCCGTGGCTGGCGCCGCGACATCCATCTGCCGGCTGGTGGCTGGATCGACTACTGGGATGGCCGCCGCGTGCAGGCCGCCGCCGACGGTCGCCAGCTCGACCGCCAGGTGGACCTGGCCACGCTGCCGGTGTTCGTGCGTGCCGGTGCGATCCTGCCGATGTACCCGTCGATGCTGTTCGACGGCGAAAAGCCGCTGGATGAAGTGACGTTCGACCTGTACCCGCAGGGCGAGTCGCAGTACACGCTGTACGAAGACGATGGCAACACCCGCCGCTACCAGCAGGGTGAATCGAGCACGCAGCAGATCCGCGTGCAGGCACCTGCGCAAGGCAGTGGTGCGGTACAGGTGCAGATCGACGCGGTGCAGGGCCAGTACAACGGCCAGCTGGCGCAGCGTCGCTATGGCCTGCGCGTGCTCAGCCGCCAGGCGCCACGCGCGGTGCAGGCTGGTGGTCGCGCGCTGCCGGCGCTGGCCGATGCGGCGGCGTTCAACAACGCCAGCGAAGGCTGGTACTTCGATGCCAAGGAGCGCCGTGGCACCGTGCATGTGCGCACCGCCGCGCAGGACATCCGCCAACCGCTGCAGTTGCAGCTGGACTTCGCGGTGGCCGTCGCTGCTGCCGACGATGCCTATCCGGCCGCGCCGGTGCTGGGCCGCGAACTGCCGGCCGACAGCCTGCTGGTGGTCAACCGCCCGGCCGAAGAGCCCGGCCATGCGCTGGAAAATGCCTTCGACGACGATCCGGGCACCTGGTTCCGCAGCGTGCGCAACCAGGCCGTGCGCACCGGTGCACATGAGTGGGTGATCGGCTTCGGCGAGCGCAGGATGATCGACGGCATCGACATCGCACCGCGCAACGACAAGAACTGGAAGCACGGCCAGGTCCGCGACTATGAGGTCTACCTGGGCGACAGCAATGGCGAGTGGGGCGAGCCGATCACCCGTGGCCGCCTGCAGTTGAAGGAAGGCGTGCAGCGCATCGACTTCCCGGCCCATGCCGGACGCCTGCTGCGCTTCCGCGTGCTGAGCGTGCAGAACCCAGAGGGCGATGGCGCCAGCAGCACCGACCCGATGGTTACCGCCGCACAGGGCAGCGCCCGCGCCTTCGATGCATTGCAGCCGCGCGACGTCGGCCCGATCGCGCTGTCCACCTTCCACATCCTCGAACACCAGGAACCGGAGCGTCCGGCCCGGCAGCGCTATCTCTCCGAGCTGCCGGTGCCGGCCGCGCTGGCCAGCCAGCTGCGCACCGACCAGTCCTTCCGTGGCGACGCCGGCATGCGCATGAACGGCCTGCAGTTCCGTCGTGGCCTGGGCGTCGGCGCCAACAGCCGCATCGACCTGCGCCTGCAGGGCGGCTGGCACCTGCTGCGTGCCGATCTCGGCATCGACGACGCCTGCCGCAGCGCCGGTGGCCTGCAGTTCCAGGTCTGGGGTGACAACCGCCTGCTGTACGACAGCGGCCTGGTGAAGGCGCCCGGCGTGGTCAAGCCGGAGCTGGATATCCGAGGCCTTTCCACCCTGAGCCTGCGCACGCTGGGTGCGCAGGGCAGCCAACCCGCCCAGGTCTGCGCCAACTGGGCCAACGCCGTACTGATCGGCCAGGAGGGCGACTCCGCCAGCATCGTCGCCCCATGA
- a CDS encoding helix-turn-helix transcriptional regulator, which translates to MRFINTARMTPPDLLKLAAGAAILGLAALSTGVSFGRARRGNHLLTTFFACFAAANLFGLVLLGGQAWLSADAVRWLRVIEVPLVYLLGPLLYGHARALLAPLHPRAQPLPLAHLLPAMLAFVISLLNAVAPFEASPLGHALFRLSFHGWLLQGVPYLLATLWLSFRTSSTTQGTAIQRSGLRGLAVVMASCWLASAMNRWPPDAAPLMASIGLSLLTTAGMYLLACRVVRQQLRAPVSIAAPGVGNLIPAPIEDVAVARYERSGIDAVQCAAIASALTALMQGERLHEAPGLDLQGLSQHSGWSPNQVSQALNQGLGQSFSEFVTGFRITAAKSLLSDPADPRSVLDIGLAAGFGSKSTFNSAFKRATGQTPSEYRRSRATSG; encoded by the coding sequence GTGCGCTTCATCAACACTGCGCGCATGACGCCACCGGATCTGCTGAAGCTGGCGGCAGGCGCTGCGATTCTCGGCCTGGCCGCGTTGTCCACCGGAGTGAGCTTCGGCCGCGCCCGGCGTGGCAACCACCTGCTCACCACCTTCTTCGCCTGTTTCGCCGCCGCCAACCTGTTCGGACTGGTGCTGTTGGGTGGGCAAGCCTGGCTGTCGGCCGACGCCGTGCGCTGGCTGCGGGTCATCGAGGTGCCACTGGTCTATCTGCTGGGTCCGCTGCTGTACGGCCATGCGCGTGCGCTGCTGGCGCCGCTGCATCCGCGCGCGCAGCCGTTGCCGCTCGCGCATCTGCTGCCGGCCATGCTCGCGTTCGTCATTTCCCTGTTGAACGCTGTTGCGCCTTTCGAGGCTTCGCCGTTGGGCCATGCCCTGTTCCGGCTCAGCTTCCATGGCTGGCTGCTGCAGGGCGTGCCCTATCTGCTGGCCACGCTGTGGCTGTCATTCCGTACGTCCTCGACCACACAGGGAACGGCCATCCAGCGCAGCGGATTGCGCGGGCTGGCAGTTGTGATGGCCAGTTGCTGGCTTGCCAGCGCGATGAACCGGTGGCCGCCGGATGCCGCTCCGCTGATGGCCAGCATCGGGCTCAGTCTGCTGACCACGGCCGGCATGTACCTGCTGGCGTGCCGAGTGGTGCGCCAGCAACTGCGCGCGCCAGTGAGCATCGCCGCACCGGGCGTGGGGAATCTCATCCCCGCGCCCATCGAAGACGTCGCCGTCGCACGTTACGAGCGCTCGGGCATCGACGCAGTGCAGTGCGCGGCCATCGCCAGCGCGCTGACCGCATTGATGCAGGGCGAACGCCTGCATGAGGCCCCGGGACTCGACCTCCAGGGCTTGAGCCAGCACAGCGGCTGGTCACCCAACCAGGTCTCGCAGGCGCTCAACCAGGGTCTGGGCCAGAGCTTCTCCGAGTTCGTGACCGGCTTCCGCATCACGGCCGCGAAGTCCCTCCTCTCCGATCCGGCTGACCCACGCAGCGTGCTGGACATCGGCCTTGCCGCCGGCTTCGGCAGCAAGTCCACCTTCAACAGTGCGTTCAAGCGCGCCACCGGGCAGACACCCAGCGAGTACCGCCGCAGCCGCGCCACGTCCGGCTGA